ttcactctaatttttaagctaacggcataaaacttgaatttctgagtgtaaatttggtatgttatctacgagtttgtaagacggagacaacatatgcgggtgtGGCATCCTTTTAATGAAAGTTCTACAGTTATTTTTCCATATgagttaagaggatgtcagcgtagTATTTGTTATCTCTCTCTGACCCATGTGcgacataaaaaattttacgttcacaataatgattataaccatattaatttCTCAAATTCGAGTGaaatgacctcttataaaatttaaagttaagaacattatctagggtatatatatattgattttataatattatactacattgtatacattAGCACCAAACAGTAAGCATGCACATATTTTGTCCACATTTATAGGTTCTACACTTCTACTTTAtgttatacatcataatattatatagaaataggtattaaaagtataagttgtatacaaattatttattattatttatatatacctaatagttatattatgtgtgtatgcAAGTATACAACGTACTATATAGATGTATGTGTGACGTACGGTAATGAGACAATGCgttggtataaaatatgtataattattataaaatatttcacttagATAGTTTCCTTATATATACCATGACGGCAtgacctattattttatagttagttattccattaagtacctattaaataaacaagtatttttatatatatcaatCCGATCTTATCGgagaaaatacaattatttactatgTAGTTAATAAtgctcaatatattattacttaccttTTCGAATTGTTATCGTTCgttttttatgtgaaaaaacTGCTGCGTAGATCAATATCTCATTCAAGGTAGATAGCAACGCCAATGAAAAACCGATTTTTGTCGAGTATTTTACTGTTAGAATCCATCGACATCCACCTAcgttttgattttgtatttgaaCGATTAGGTGACTTGAATACTCGATGCTTTTCACGAATTGTTGAGAGAAAAAACGACGTACACTTATCGATCACAGCAGTTCATCTGGCACATAACaaacgatgaataaaaaaatacaatatataggcgTGAGTTGACAACAGCGTAGAACGATCAGAGTGTAAGACTGTAAGGTTCCAGCTGATCAAATTATGTTATTCATTATTGATTCAAAAAACGGGTACTACACCGATATCTGAGGAAactagaattaatttttttttttaggtaaacgGTGGAAAACGGGTAGCGTCCAAAATGCAGTGGAACCGGTTTAGAGATTAGGAAACTCTTAGAATATTAACGCTAGATATatgttaacaaatttaaaagtttaagttaCCTAAGTATCGGtgttgacatttttatatatataatatattataacgagttatagtctatactctatataggtatataactgcataatttattttttagttttattcatgtaatatgtattactaaCTAATTTAACTTTAGCTTATAagtttgtatacctacacagctacacattatataatacatttttcaaacttaaactaatatatttttacaaataagactaattaataattagtaattttaagcTATAGTTACACCACGAACATATCCATACTGTTCTACAGTACCTACatgatatagttatatacttatacagtggcgtatccaggattttttttaggggggggcaCACACTGTCTAAAAGTTTACcatatatactacctactaccaaaaacaaaaaaataaaataaaccaaatatttaatgtttttaatgcaaataatttgtttatattttcagtcAGTCagatttaagttaatatatatataaataataataaatagtaatagtacctaatttaataataaaaacggttTAATCCcagaaaaattataagtttataaaattatactcaaaattacacacaaattatacaattgtataaaattattttgaccaaTCTATGAGTTGCAATTTTCTTGGTGCTTTTTCTGCAAAATCCTCAATAATTTCAGTTTCTGAAATGAcctcttttttatttatattcactaaAGCTAATCCATTTAGTCTATTTTCAGTCATTCTTGATCTTAAGTAGGTTTTTAGTCGTTTTAAGGTAGAAAAAGTACGTTCTGGCGTAGCTGTTGTAACAGGAAGAGTTGTGAATATTTGtaaaagcaatttaatattaggcacaatatttgtacaataaggTAAAGTCTCAATAGCGGTTTGAGGTTTATTCACTGTGCTATTTTGTCCATCGTCTTTCCATTGATTTTGCCATATACTTAATTCAGCCTTTAATGTAACAATCGCATTTAAGGGAAGATCATTTTCGTATATTTTTGCAGCCTCCAAAATGGTACGGAGACCATTAAACTGTCCATGTCACCAAAACAGCTGTGTTACTCACTGGNNNNNNNNNNNNNNNNNNNNNNNNNNNNNNNNNNNNNNNNNNNNNNNNNNNNNNNNNNNNNNNNNNNNNNNNNNNNNNNNNNN
This portion of the Acyrthosiphon pisum isolate AL4f chromosome A1, pea_aphid_22Mar2018_4r6ur, whole genome shotgun sequence genome encodes:
- the LOC103309418 gene encoding 52 kDa repressor of the inhibitor of the protein kinase-like yields the protein MAYFFMNLSSPDVNAKFPFMHRVLISATIRNTFMYFMMAELSIWQNQWKDDGQNSTVNKPQTAIETLPYCTNIVPNIKLLLQIFTTLPVTTATPERTFSTLKRLKTYLRSRMTENRLNGLALVNINKKEVISETEIIEDFAEKAPRKLQLIDWSK